Proteins co-encoded in one Arthrobacter alpinus genomic window:
- the nagB gene encoding glucosamine-6-phosphate deaminase, translating to MEVIILPTSKEIGALAADSIEALVRNKPNAVIGLATGSSPLPIYDELARRHEEGLSFEGVSGFALDEYVGLPVGHYESYREVIRREFTNRVDVAAENVHGPDGASDDIAGACLAYEAAIVAAGGIDLQILGVGTNGHIGFNEPGSSLASRTRIKTLAEQTRQDNARFFDNIDQVPHHVVTQGLGTIMDARHVVLVAFGAGKAEAVRDFVEGPVTATCPASVLQFHPRATIIIDEAAASKLAGADTYRHAYNNKPNWQGV from the coding sequence ATGGAGGTCATCATCCTCCCGACCAGCAAGGAAATTGGGGCGCTTGCCGCCGACTCGATTGAAGCCTTGGTGCGCAACAAGCCCAACGCCGTCATTGGTCTGGCCACAGGTTCTTCACCGCTGCCCATCTACGACGAGCTGGCTCGTCGCCACGAGGAAGGCCTGAGCTTTGAAGGTGTCAGCGGCTTTGCACTGGATGAGTACGTGGGCCTGCCGGTTGGACATTACGAGTCCTACCGTGAAGTGATTCGTCGTGAATTCACCAACCGCGTGGACGTTGCCGCGGAGAATGTTCACGGTCCCGACGGCGCAAGCGATGACATTGCCGGCGCCTGCCTGGCCTACGAGGCCGCCATTGTTGCTGCCGGCGGCATTGACCTGCAGATCCTCGGCGTTGGCACCAATGGACACATTGGCTTCAATGAGCCGGGCTCCTCGCTGGCGTCACGCACACGTATCAAGACCCTGGCCGAGCAGACACGCCAGGACAATGCGCGCTTCTTCGATAACATCGATCAGGTGCCGCACCACGTAGTGACCCAGGGTCTGGGCACCATCATGGATGCCCGCCACGTGGTGCTGGTGGCCTTCGGAGCAGGCAAGGCTGAGGCCGTGCGTGACTTCGTCGAGGGACCCGTTACGGCAACGTGCCCCGCCTCGGTCCTGCAGTTCCACCCGCGTGCCACCATCATCATTGATGAGGCCGCAGCCTCCAAGCTTGCCGGCGCGGACACCTACCGCCACGCCTACAACAACAAGCCGAACTGGCAAGGCGTCTAA
- a CDS encoding tetratricopeptide repeat protein yields MSQNSPMSPNGPSGINLRGAVDLSALKNRATAPATAAAAGAPAGGSPYAVDVNEQSFQEFVQLSQQVPVVVALGSARSQQSATVTALLEKIINEYGGQLALGRVDVDSSPQIAQAFGVTAVPTVVALIKGQPVPMFEGELPEEQVKEFFAELLKVAASNGVTGNLGGAKDPAAAEPPPLPPLHQAARDAIDAGDLETAQTSYEKALAEKPNDADAKIGLAQVHLMLRTAQINVLQAEEFRTRAAGDPDDLEAALAVADLDVTGGHVEDALARLVKFIALHFGPEREDARLRLLELYEVVGVSDPRVSASRQTLARALF; encoded by the coding sequence ATGAGTCAAAACAGCCCCATGTCACCGAACGGTCCGTCCGGAATTAACCTTCGCGGCGCCGTCGACCTTTCAGCCTTGAAGAACCGTGCCACGGCGCCAGCCACGGCCGCCGCAGCTGGCGCCCCCGCCGGCGGTTCACCATATGCGGTGGACGTCAACGAGCAAAGCTTCCAAGAATTTGTCCAGCTGAGCCAGCAGGTGCCCGTGGTGGTCGCCTTGGGATCGGCCCGCTCACAGCAGTCCGCAACCGTGACGGCCTTGCTGGAAAAGATCATCAACGAGTATGGCGGCCAGCTGGCACTGGGCCGTGTCGATGTGGATTCCAGCCCGCAGATCGCCCAAGCCTTTGGTGTCACAGCTGTCCCCACGGTGGTCGCGCTCATCAAGGGCCAGCCCGTGCCCATGTTTGAGGGCGAGTTGCCGGAGGAGCAGGTCAAGGAATTCTTCGCCGAACTCCTCAAAGTAGCCGCCAGCAACGGAGTGACCGGCAATCTGGGTGGCGCCAAGGATCCAGCCGCCGCCGAGCCACCGCCGTTGCCTCCTCTGCACCAGGCTGCCCGGGATGCCATTGACGCCGGAGATCTGGAGACTGCGCAGACAAGCTATGAAAAGGCTTTGGCGGAAAAGCCCAACGACGCCGACGCCAAGATTGGCCTGGCTCAGGTGCACCTCATGCTCCGCACTGCGCAGATTAATGTTCTCCAAGCCGAAGAATTCCGTACCCGGGCCGCTGGTGACCCTGATGATCTTGAGGCTGCATTGGCAGTGGCTGATTTGGACGTGACCGGCGGTCATGTGGAAGACGCGCTGGCGCGCCTGGTGAAGTTCATTGCCCTGCACTTTGGGCCCGAACGTGAGGATGCGCGGCTCCGTCTGCTGGAGCTGTATGAGGTGGTGGGTGTCAGCGATCCTCGCGTCTCGGCGTCGCGCCAGACATTGGCCCGCGCGCTCTTCTAG
- a CDS encoding DUF2017 domain-containing protein produces the protein MAKAFSAGRRGITGFLEPAERDLLRKLFTDIITMLEPDTPAHEDPLAALIGLDMDVSVPVDPALLRLLPDAVKNDADSALEFRQLTERSLRETKIGALRAASLGLESDKLVLNAEGAKLWAMALNDVRLVLAERLEIRDEEDAERIHEVQDWGDADDVESYLSLVYNFVSWLQESLVQAMLSAMARSK, from the coding sequence GTGGCTAAGGCCTTCTCCGCCGGCCGTCGCGGCATCACCGGTTTCTTAGAACCCGCCGAACGCGACCTTCTGCGCAAGCTTTTCACCGACATCATCACCATGCTCGAACCGGACACCCCGGCGCATGAGGACCCGTTGGCAGCCCTGATTGGCCTGGACATGGACGTTTCTGTGCCCGTGGATCCCGCTCTCTTGCGGCTCCTGCCTGACGCTGTGAAGAACGACGCCGACTCCGCCCTTGAATTCCGTCAGCTCACCGAACGCTCGCTGCGAGAAACGAAGATTGGTGCCCTCCGTGCGGCCTCCTTGGGGTTGGAGAGCGACAAGCTGGTCTTGAATGCCGAAGGCGCCAAGCTGTGGGCCATGGCCCTGAACGATGTTCGGCTGGTGCTGGCCGAAAGGTTGGAAATTCGGGACGAGGAAGATGCCGAGCGGATCCATGAGGTGCAGGACTGGGGTGACGCGGACGACGTCGAAAGTTACCTTTCACTGGTCTACAACTTTGTCTCCTGGCTCCAAGAAAGCCTGGTTCAAGCCATGCTGTCAGCCATGGCGCGCAGCAAATAG
- a CDS encoding ABC transporter ATP-binding protein, which yields MNNSLGSTSTDGRPPALSIRGLSKHFGEKVAVNNIDLDVPAGSFYGLVGPNGAGKTTSLSMATGLLRPDAGQVWVHGVDVWHNPLESKRLMGLLPDGVRLFDRLTGEQLVTYAGLLRGMDKDTVAERVKDLLTALDLSKDAGTLVVDYSAGMTKKIALASALIHAPSLLVLDEPFESVDPVSAANIRDILHNYVNSGGTVIVSSHVMDLVQRMCDHVAVIAAGRVLAAGTVDEVRGEMSLEDKFVELVGGRNQTAGLQWLRTS from the coding sequence ATGAACAATTCTTTGGGGAGTACTTCAACTGACGGGCGCCCACCTGCCTTATCGATCCGCGGATTATCCAAGCATTTTGGCGAGAAAGTCGCCGTCAATAACATTGACTTGGACGTTCCGGCAGGTTCCTTCTATGGCTTGGTGGGGCCCAACGGTGCCGGCAAAACCACGTCACTGTCCATGGCAACGGGCCTTTTGCGTCCGGATGCCGGACAAGTGTGGGTCCACGGAGTGGATGTTTGGCACAACCCGTTGGAGTCCAAACGGCTCATGGGGTTGCTGCCAGACGGTGTCCGGCTGTTTGACCGGCTCACTGGCGAGCAGCTGGTGACGTATGCAGGTTTGCTGCGCGGCATGGACAAGGACACGGTGGCCGAACGCGTCAAGGACTTGCTGACTGCCCTTGACCTGAGCAAGGACGCCGGGACCCTGGTGGTGGACTACTCCGCCGGCATGACGAAGAAAATTGCCTTGGCCTCGGCACTGATCCACGCGCCGAGCCTGTTGGTCCTGGATGAGCCCTTTGAATCGGTGGATCCGGTGTCTGCGGCGAACATTCGCGACATCCTGCATAACTACGTGAACTCCGGCGGCACCGTCATTGTCTCCAGTCACGTCATGGATCTGGTCCAGCGCATGTGCGATCACGTGGCCGTCATTGCAGCCGGTCGCGTTCTGGCGGCTGGAACCGTAGATGAGGTGCGCGGGGAGATGAGCCTGGAAGACAAGTTCGTGGAACTTGTGGGCGGCCGGAACCAGACGGCGGGGTTGCAATGGTTGCGCACCTCCTAA
- a CDS encoding DEAD/DEAH box helicase → MTETLFGGPSLPPAYPERAAWGTAQKLRAWQTEAMEKYFSDNPKDFLAVATPGAGKTTFALHIATQLIARGMINRVTIVTPTDHLKRQWADAAARVGIAIDPNFKNADGRHGKGFIGVAVTYAQVASKPLLHRAKTEAAKTLVIMDEIHHGGDALSWGDGIREAFDPAARRLALTGTPFRSDTAAIPFVEYAEDKDGIRRSKADYTYGYGEALKDHVVRPVMFMAYSGQMRWRTSAGEEMAASLGEAVTKDVTAHAWRTALNPDGQWIPAVLAAADKRLTEVRRAVPDAGAMVIATDHEDARAYAAELKKITGESPTVILSDDSKASDKIDAFSAGDKRWMVAVRMVSEGVDVPRLAVGVYATSTATPLFFAQAVGRFVRARKRGETASIFLPSVPNLMELANQLELERDHALDRPDKDPDGFMEEDDEMEEANREEKASDTLEKFKFEALESQASFDRVLFDGGEFGTGGAIGSEDELDFLGIPGLLDADQMGLLLRQRQADQQTRKRKKAPAAEPEAPPLIDHRMLMDLRGELAKNVSAWSARSGMPHGMVHSELRRICGGPAVAQANEAQLQTRMKKLQDWFIGRK, encoded by the coding sequence GTGACGGAGACATTGTTTGGTGGCCCGTCGCTGCCTCCGGCCTATCCTGAGCGCGCAGCGTGGGGCACGGCCCAAAAGCTGCGTGCATGGCAGACCGAGGCCATGGAGAAGTACTTCAGCGATAACCCGAAGGACTTCTTGGCGGTGGCAACACCCGGTGCCGGAAAGACCACGTTTGCCCTGCACATCGCTACCCAGTTGATCGCCCGAGGGATGATCAACCGGGTCACCATCGTCACCCCCACGGACCACCTCAAGCGCCAGTGGGCTGATGCCGCGGCACGCGTGGGAATCGCCATTGACCCCAACTTCAAGAATGCTGATGGCCGCCACGGCAAAGGCTTCATTGGTGTGGCCGTGACGTACGCACAGGTTGCCAGCAAACCTTTGCTGCACCGGGCCAAGACGGAAGCCGCTAAAACGCTTGTCATCATGGATGAAATTCACCACGGCGGTGACGCACTGTCCTGGGGCGACGGTATCCGCGAGGCCTTCGATCCTGCTGCTCGCCGGCTTGCCCTGACAGGTACCCCGTTCCGATCCGACACCGCGGCCATTCCGTTTGTGGAATACGCCGAGGACAAGGACGGTATCCGCCGGTCCAAGGCCGACTACACCTATGGCTACGGCGAAGCACTGAAGGACCATGTGGTCCGTCCTGTCATGTTCATGGCGTACTCGGGTCAGATGCGGTGGCGCACCAGTGCCGGCGAGGAAATGGCTGCGAGCCTAGGCGAAGCCGTCACGAAGGACGTTACTGCTCATGCGTGGCGTACCGCACTGAACCCTGATGGGCAGTGGATTCCGGCCGTTCTGGCGGCCGCTGACAAACGACTCACCGAAGTACGCCGGGCGGTCCCCGACGCTGGCGCCATGGTGATCGCAACAGATCACGAGGACGCGCGCGCTTACGCCGCCGAGTTGAAGAAGATCACCGGAGAATCGCCCACGGTGATCCTCTCCGATGACTCCAAGGCCTCTGACAAGATTGACGCCTTTTCCGCTGGCGATAAGCGCTGGATGGTGGCGGTGCGCATGGTCTCCGAAGGCGTTGACGTGCCCCGTCTGGCCGTTGGCGTGTATGCGACATCGACGGCCACACCGTTGTTCTTTGCCCAGGCCGTAGGCCGTTTCGTGCGCGCCCGCAAAAGGGGAGAGACGGCGTCGATCTTCCTGCCGTCAGTGCCGAACCTGATGGAACTCGCCAACCAGCTGGAGCTGGAGCGTGACCACGCCCTGGACCGCCCCGACAAGGATCCCGACGGGTTCATGGAGGAAGACGATGAGATGGAGGAGGCCAACCGCGAGGAGAAAGCCTCTGACACGCTGGAGAAATTCAAGTTCGAAGCCCTCGAGTCCCAGGCCTCGTTTGACCGCGTGTTGTTCGACGGCGGTGAATTCGGCACAGGCGGTGCTATTGGCAGCGAAGACGAACTGGACTTCCTTGGTATTCCCGGGCTGCTCGACGCCGATCAGATGGGACTGTTGCTGCGCCAGCGCCAGGCCGATCAGCAAACGCGCAAGCGCAAGAAAGCCCCAGCGGCAGAGCCCGAAGCCCCGCCGCTGATTGACCACCGCATGTTGATGGACCTGCGCGGAGAACTGGCCAAGAACGTTTCAGCATGGAGTGCCCGCTCCGGTATGCCCCACGGCATGGTGCACAGCGAACTGCGCCGCATCTGCGGTGGGCCCGCCGTGGCTCAGGCCAATGAGGCGCAGCTGCAGACCCGCATGAAGAAGTTGCAAGACTGGTTCATCGGCCGCAAATAA
- the murI gene encoding glutamate racemase, protein MSAQASVVADRPIGIFDSGVGGLTVARAVIDQLPNESILYVGDTAKGPYGPLPIAEVRANALGVMDELVDSGVKLLVIACNSASAAVLRDARERYTARYGIPVIEVIQPAVRRAVAATRTGNVGVIGTVATVGSRAYNDTFAAAPDLTITSVACPDFVRFVESGITAGPELLTTAQRYLAPLKEAGVDTLVLGCTHYPLLTGVISFVMGDSVTLVSSAEETAKDVYKALVTHDLERVSRSAPTHQFLSTGDADSFGILARRFLGPEVRGVEQVSHVSAHYPTGALARITPDMIAAARQNSSGVAVTQHSNFVLEESMGRLAVPGNVAGERT, encoded by the coding sequence ATGAGCGCGCAGGCTAGCGTCGTGGCGGATCGGCCCATCGGAATTTTCGATTCTGGGGTTGGGGGATTGACTGTGGCCCGTGCGGTGATTGATCAGCTCCCCAACGAGTCCATCCTGTATGTGGGCGACACGGCCAAGGGGCCCTATGGGCCGCTGCCGATCGCCGAGGTACGCGCCAATGCGCTCGGGGTCATGGATGAATTGGTTGATTCGGGTGTCAAGCTTCTGGTCATAGCGTGCAACTCAGCGTCCGCGGCCGTGCTGCGCGACGCCCGGGAACGCTACACGGCCCGCTATGGAATTCCAGTCATCGAGGTCATTCAGCCGGCCGTGCGCCGCGCCGTTGCCGCTACCCGGACCGGCAACGTTGGCGTCATTGGCACCGTGGCGACGGTGGGCTCGCGCGCCTATAACGACACCTTTGCTGCAGCCCCGGATCTGACCATCACCTCCGTTGCCTGCCCCGATTTTGTGCGGTTCGTTGAATCGGGCATCACCGCCGGCCCGGAGTTGCTGACCACGGCCCAAAGGTATTTGGCCCCACTCAAAGAGGCTGGCGTGGACACCCTGGTGCTTGGCTGCACCCACTACCCGCTGCTGACGGGTGTTATTTCCTTTGTCATGGGCGATTCCGTGACACTGGTTTCCAGCGCCGAAGAAACCGCCAAGGATGTCTATAAGGCCTTAGTGACCCACGATCTGGAACGTGTTTCACGGTCGGCACCTACCCACCAATTTCTCTCCACTGGCGACGCTGACAGCTTCGGCATCCTGGCCCGGCGCTTCTTGGGCCCGGAGGTGCGCGGCGTCGAGCAGGTCAGCCACGTGTCAGCGCATTACCCCACCGGCGCACTGGCACGGATTACCCCCGACATGATTGCCGCCGCCCGGCAAAATTCCTCCGGTGTGGCAGTCACACAGCACTCTAATTTTGTTTTGGAGGAATCCATGGGCAGACTGGCTGTTCCGGGAAATGTTGCGGGGGAGCGAACATGA
- a CDS encoding nicotinate phosphoribosyltransferase, protein MTTPSSWGQPRTSLFTDHYELTMLQAALHSGAAHRRSVFEAFARRLPDGRRYGVVGGTGRILEGLEQFRFGPDELNFLAQNNVVNDETLSWLADFKFSGHIYGYAEGELYFPNSPILTIESTFAEACILETYVLSILNHDSAIASAASRMIGAAGARPCIEMGSRRTHEESAVAASRAAVIAGFNSTSNLEAGLRYGVLTQGTAAHSFTLLHDSEEEAFRAQIGSMGAGTTLLVDTYDVEAAVRKAVAIAGPALGGVRLDSGDLLAQARDVRALLDSLGNTNTRITVTSDLDEFAIAALAAAPVDSYGVGTSLVTGSGAPTASMVYKLVSREGDDGEFVSVAKAAKGKASVGGRKYAMRRLNDSGIATAEVIGIGHRPEADANDRPLLAEFMNDGVLAPGWTGAEGVVRATARHTASMAEMPGAARRLQRGEPVIPTEYEQAIAVAK, encoded by the coding sequence GTGACTACTCCATCAAGCTGGGGCCAGCCCCGCACATCACTGTTTACAGATCACTACGAGCTGACCATGCTTCAGGCTGCACTGCACTCCGGTGCCGCCCACCGCCGCAGTGTGTTCGAGGCGTTCGCTCGGCGCCTGCCCGACGGCCGCCGCTATGGAGTTGTTGGCGGAACGGGCCGTATTTTGGAAGGTCTGGAACAGTTCCGCTTTGGCCCTGACGAGCTGAATTTCCTGGCCCAAAACAACGTTGTCAACGACGAAACGTTGTCTTGGTTGGCCGATTTCAAGTTCTCCGGGCATATCTACGGTTATGCAGAGGGCGAACTTTACTTCCCGAATTCGCCCATTTTGACCATTGAATCCACGTTTGCCGAGGCCTGCATCCTGGAAACGTACGTGCTCTCCATTCTGAATCACGACTCCGCCATTGCCTCGGCAGCGTCGCGGATGATTGGTGCCGCCGGTGCCCGCCCGTGCATTGAGATGGGTTCTCGGCGCACGCATGAGGAATCCGCCGTGGCTGCCTCGCGCGCCGCCGTGATTGCCGGTTTCAACAGCACCTCCAACCTCGAAGCCGGCCTGCGTTACGGCGTCCTTACCCAGGGCACCGCCGCCCATTCCTTCACGCTCCTGCACGATTCCGAGGAGGAGGCGTTCCGCGCCCAGATCGGTTCCATGGGAGCCGGCACCACGCTGTTGGTTGACACGTACGACGTCGAAGCGGCCGTCCGTAAGGCCGTCGCAATCGCTGGCCCAGCCTTGGGCGGGGTGCGGTTGGACTCGGGCGATCTGCTCGCCCAGGCGCGGGATGTTCGCGCCTTGCTGGACTCGCTTGGCAACACGAACACGCGCATCACCGTCACGAGCGACCTGGACGAGTTCGCTATCGCAGCGCTGGCCGCCGCGCCCGTGGATTCCTACGGCGTGGGCACCTCGCTCGTGACCGGCTCGGGCGCCCCCACGGCGTCGATGGTGTACAAATTGGTTTCCCGCGAAGGAGATGACGGCGAGTTTGTTTCTGTCGCCAAGGCTGCCAAGGGCAAGGCCAGTGTTGGCGGGCGCAAGTACGCCATGCGCCGTCTGAACGATTCCGGCATTGCCACCGCCGAGGTCATTGGCATCGGCCACCGCCCCGAGGCAGATGCCAATGACCGCCCGTTGCTGGCAGAATTCATGAACGACGGCGTGCTGGCACCCGGTTGGACCGGAGCAGAAGGCGTGGTGCGGGCCACCGCCCGCCACACGGCTTCCATGGCAGAAATGCCTGGAGCTGCACGCAGGCTCCAGCGCGGGGAACCAGTCATCCCCACCGAATACGAACAAGCAATTGCAGTAGCGAAGTAA
- the clpS gene encoding ATP-dependent Clp protease adapter ClpS, with product MSVSTAPETDREVSTRELISPDIPWELIVWNDPVNLMSYVSYVFQSYFGYSEAKAAKLMLEVHTEGKSAVAHGSKEKMEAHAVAMHGFGLWATVQKGGPRG from the coding sequence ATGAGTGTCAGCACAGCCCCGGAAACAGACCGGGAAGTATCAACGCGCGAACTCATCTCCCCGGACATCCCCTGGGAATTAATCGTGTGGAACGACCCGGTTAATTTGATGAGCTACGTCAGTTACGTCTTCCAAAGTTATTTTGGCTATTCAGAGGCAAAGGCGGCGAAATTAATGCTGGAGGTCCACACCGAGGGTAAATCCGCGGTGGCCCATGGGTCCAAGGAAAAGATGGAGGCCCACGCCGTTGCCATGCACGGATTTGGCCTCTGGGCGACAGTTCAGAAGGGCGGCCCCCGTGGCTAA
- a CDS encoding isochorismatase family protein: MAKALIIVDVQNDFCEGGSLAVTGGADLATEITELLSEATDFDFIVATQDWHIDPGTHFSETPDYVTSWPVHCVAGSKGAALHRNLDTEDIDAYFRKGKFDAAYSGFDGLLAPEDEVAVGEREAHESVDEDGDAPTSLDDWLRENDVDDVVIVGIATDHCVRATALDAINAGYNTTVLRDYVAGVDDDASEEALEELEDAGVELK, from the coding sequence ATGGCCAAGGCCCTCATCATTGTTGACGTACAGAACGATTTCTGTGAAGGCGGCTCACTAGCTGTCACCGGCGGGGCCGACCTCGCCACTGAGATCACCGAACTATTGTCCGAGGCTACGGACTTCGATTTCATCGTGGCCACTCAGGACTGGCACATTGATCCCGGAACGCATTTCTCCGAGACCCCGGACTATGTCACGAGCTGGCCCGTGCACTGTGTGGCGGGCAGCAAGGGAGCAGCGTTGCACCGCAACTTGGACACCGAGGACATTGACGCGTACTTCCGCAAAGGCAAGTTCGACGCCGCCTACTCAGGTTTCGATGGATTGCTCGCCCCTGAGGACGAGGTCGCCGTGGGCGAACGCGAAGCTCACGAATCAGTCGATGAGGACGGCGACGCCCCTACCAGCCTGGATGACTGGCTGCGCGAGAACGACGTCGACGATGTCGTCATCGTCGGCATCGCCACGGATCACTGCGTCCGCGCCACCGCCTTGGACGCCATCAATGCCGGTTACAACACCACAGTGTTACGTGACTACGTGGCGGGCGTGGACGATGACGCCAGCGAAGAAGCCCTCGAAGAGCTCGAAGACGCTGGCGTAGAGCTCAAGTAG
- a CDS encoding MBL fold metallo-hydrolase — protein MKLTIVGCSGSFPGPASPASCYLLTAHDGVRPWRVLIDLGSGALGAAQKYMDLEDIDAIFLSHLHPDHCMDLCGLHVAVRWNPEGWHRGRIQVWGPAETADRLATAYGLDLDPGMREEFDFINWAEREPVTVGPFKVTPYSVNHPTPEAYALRVEVTEYDGTGMDRTAVLTYSGDTDSCQALEDAAQNADFFLCEAAFIEGRDDNIKDVHLTGKRAGEAAARANVKRLLLTHIPVWTDSNTVVEEARGVFTGGVAAAVAGVHYTI, from the coding sequence ATGAAGTTAACGATTGTTGGATGTAGCGGGTCCTTTCCCGGTCCGGCGTCGCCCGCGTCCTGTTACCTGCTCACAGCGCACGACGGCGTTCGGCCGTGGCGAGTGCTCATTGATTTGGGCAGCGGCGCTTTGGGGGCGGCGCAGAAATACATGGATCTTGAGGACATCGACGCGATTTTCCTCAGCCACCTTCACCCCGACCACTGCATGGATTTGTGCGGCCTACATGTGGCTGTCCGCTGGAACCCGGAGGGCTGGCATCGGGGCCGAATCCAAGTCTGGGGACCGGCAGAAACAGCGGATCGGCTCGCCACCGCTTATGGGCTGGACCTAGATCCGGGCATGCGCGAAGAATTTGATTTCATCAACTGGGCCGAGCGCGAACCAGTCACGGTGGGCCCGTTTAAGGTCACTCCCTATTCAGTCAACCATCCCACTCCCGAGGCCTATGCGCTGCGGGTGGAGGTCACCGAGTACGACGGCACCGGCATGGACCGCACCGCCGTCCTGACGTACTCAGGTGACACTGACAGTTGTCAGGCCCTAGAAGATGCCGCCCAGAACGCGGACTTCTTCTTGTGCGAAGCGGCATTCATTGAAGGCCGTGATGACAACATCAAGGACGTCCACCTCACCGGAAAACGTGCTGGGGAAGCCGCAGCGCGGGCCAATGTGAAGCGGCTGCTACTAACCCATATCCCTGTGTGGACTGACAGCAACACCGTGGTCGAAGAGGCCCGTGGGGTCTTTACGGGCGGCGTGGCCGCGGCCGTTGCCGGTGTGCACTACACCATCTAG
- a CDS encoding AI-2E family transporter gives MNTSPDPSPSGPGPDDAGAPAVPADPAEAAAGKTAPAAPIAASGASVAVTMEASPKGWRGWVAQKLRQPVPGAQPRVRFDLPLAPHGPGETAVAAEASSGGSMFRHPIYFGFMGTVGVGIALGLSYILANTESLLLWIVTALFIALGLDPVVRWLEQRKVPRPLGIVLVLVGLLSVVALFFATLIPTIVEQTSQLVTKAPVWIRDFLNSEFFKQLDVQYRVLDTINEQVAKFFQDAQAVGGIFGGVVGVGTNIANGLFGTLIVLVLSLYFLASLPAMKKWGYRLAPRSRRPRVEELSEEITRGVGNYVIGQVCVAVLNATFAFIVMSILGVPFSVLLAFVVALLAFIPLVGGMIAAIVVIAVSLTAGWQTALIYAICYFAYLQFEAYFISPRIMQKAVAVPGAVAVISVIAGGSLLGVLGALIAIPTAAAVMLLVKEVFIARQDKN, from the coding sequence ATGAATACCTCCCCCGATCCAAGCCCCTCCGGCCCCGGTCCCGACGATGCAGGCGCGCCCGCGGTCCCGGCCGATCCCGCAGAAGCAGCGGCTGGCAAGACCGCCCCGGCTGCCCCGATCGCGGCGTCGGGCGCTTCCGTGGCCGTCACAATGGAAGCCAGCCCCAAGGGCTGGCGCGGCTGGGTGGCGCAGAAGCTCCGCCAGCCAGTTCCGGGCGCCCAGCCACGGGTGCGCTTTGACCTGCCCCTAGCGCCTCATGGCCCCGGCGAGACGGCCGTTGCTGCAGAGGCATCCTCCGGAGGCAGCATGTTCCGCCACCCCATCTACTTTGGGTTCATGGGGACTGTGGGTGTTGGCATTGCCTTGGGCTTGAGCTACATTCTGGCCAATACTGAATCCTTGCTCCTTTGGATTGTGACTGCCTTGTTCATTGCCTTGGGGTTGGACCCCGTGGTCCGTTGGCTGGAACAGCGCAAGGTACCACGCCCCTTGGGCATAGTCCTGGTGCTGGTGGGTCTGTTGAGCGTGGTGGCTTTGTTCTTCGCCACCCTGATCCCCACAATCGTGGAACAGACGTCCCAGCTGGTCACCAAGGCCCCGGTTTGGATCCGAGATTTTCTCAATTCTGAATTCTTCAAGCAGCTCGATGTCCAGTACCGCGTTCTGGACACCATCAATGAGCAGGTTGCCAAGTTCTTCCAGGACGCCCAGGCTGTGGGCGGAATCTTTGGCGGTGTGGTGGGCGTGGGTACGAACATCGCGAACGGGCTCTTTGGCACCTTGATCGTGCTGGTTCTGAGCTTGTACTTCTTGGCATCTCTGCCGGCCATGAAGAAGTGGGGCTACCGTCTGGCGCCTCGCTCTCGCCGCCCCAGAGTCGAAGAACTGAGCGAGGAAATCACCCGTGGCGTAGGCAACTACGTCATTGGCCAGGTGTGCGTAGCCGTTCTGAACGCCACCTTCGCCTTCATCGTCATGAGCATTCTTGGCGTGCCGTTTAGCGTGCTGCTGGCCTTCGTTGTGGCGCTGCTGGCCTTCATCCCGCTGGTGGGTGGCATGATCGCTGCCATTGTGGTGATTGCCGTCAGCCTGACCGCAGGATGGCAAACAGCGCTGATTTACGCCATCTGCTACTTCGCTTACCTGCAATTTGAGGCCTACTTCATTTCGCCTCGCATCATGCAGAAGGCGGTGGCTGTGCCCGGTGCTGTTGCCGTCATCTCGGTCATTGCCGGTGGTAGCTTGCTGGGCGTGCTCGGAGCCCTGATCGCTATCCCCACTGCCGCGGCCGTCATGCTGCTGGTCAAGGAAGTCTTCATCGCTCGTCAGGATAAGAACTAG
- a CDS encoding DUF3039 domain-containing protein, translating into MSLPPDPFENDPLHSPGQTGGSTAVIERQELRQEVEPGDSERFSHYVRKEKIMESAMTGEPVIALCGKVWTPGRDPQKFPVCPECKEVYDGLRPEGGKGKGPKKPKK; encoded by the coding sequence ATGAGTTTGCCTCCAGATCCTTTCGAAAATGATCCCCTGCACAGCCCCGGTCAGACCGGTGGCTCAACGGCCGTTATTGAACGCCAGGAATTGCGTCAAGAAGTAGAGCCGGGCGACAGCGAACGGTTCTCGCACTATGTGCGCAAGGAAAAGATCATGGAATCGGCCATGACGGGCGAGCCTGTGATTGCTCTCTGCGGCAAGGTCTGGACACCCGGACGCGATCCTCAGAAGTTCCCTGTTTGCCCCGAATGCAAAGAGGTTTACGACGGGCTGCGCCCTGAAGGCGGCAAGGGCAAGGGCCCCAAGAAACCCAAGAAGTAA